One Rhizobiales bacterium GAS188 DNA window includes the following coding sequences:
- a CDS encoding general L-amino acid-binding protein: MKKTLLTGLALGAALAFSGSAFAADLKLAVAGPVTGPNATFGKQLTEGAKQAVEDINKAGGILGQKLVLEIGDDASDPKQGVSLANKFAGEGVKLVLGHFNSGVTIPSSEVYKESGMLMITPSATNPMLTDREGYWNVFRTCGRDDQQGSVAAAWILSHFKGKNIAVVHDKTPYGKGLADATKTNLNKGKVTEVVYEGINTGEKDYSALVSKLKAANVDLVYFGGLHTEAGLIIRQMRDQGLNAPMMSGDGITDKEFAQIGGPGTDGTLMTFAPDPRKHPEAAKVVAAFKAKNYDPEAYTLYTYAALQIMAEAAKEAGKIDTKKMAEIMHSGKVFKTVIGDIAYDKKGDITRPDYVMYVWKKNSAGVIDYTNNEIAN; this comes from the coding sequence ATGAAGAAGACGTTGTTGACAGGCTTGGCGCTCGGCGCAGCGCTGGCCTTCTCGGGAAGCGCCTTCGCAGCCGACTTGAAGCTCGCGGTGGCCGGACCGGTGACGGGTCCGAACGCGACCTTCGGCAAGCAGCTGACGGAAGGCGCGAAGCAAGCCGTCGAGGATATCAACAAGGCCGGCGGCATTCTCGGCCAGAAGCTGGTCCTGGAGATCGGCGACGACGCCTCCGATCCGAAGCAGGGCGTGTCGCTCGCCAACAAATTCGCCGGCGAAGGCGTCAAGCTCGTGCTCGGCCACTTCAATTCCGGCGTCACCATTCCCTCTTCCGAAGTCTATAAGGAATCGGGAATGCTGATGATCACGCCGTCGGCGACCAACCCGATGCTCACCGACCGTGAAGGCTATTGGAACGTGTTCCGCACTTGCGGTCGCGACGATCAGCAGGGCTCCGTCGCCGCAGCCTGGATCCTCTCTCACTTCAAGGGCAAGAACATCGCGGTCGTCCATGACAAGACGCCCTATGGCAAAGGCCTCGCCGATGCCACCAAGACCAACCTGAACAAGGGCAAAGTCACCGAAGTCGTCTATGAAGGCATCAACACGGGCGAGAAGGATTATTCGGCGCTCGTCTCGAAGCTGAAGGCGGCCAATGTCGACCTCGTCTATTTCGGCGGCCTGCACACCGAAGCCGGCCTGATCATCCGCCAGATGCGTGACCAGGGCCTCAACGCGCCGATGATGTCGGGCGACGGCATCACCGACAAGGAATTCGCCCAGATCGGCGGCCCGGGCACCGACGGCACGCTGATGACCTTCGCTCCCGATCCGCGCAAGCATCCGGAAGCCGCCAAGGTCGTCGCCGCGTTCAAGGCGAAGAACTACGACCCGGAAGCCTACACCCTCTACACCTATGCGGCGCTGCAGATCATGGCAGAGGCCGCCAAGGAAGCCGGCAAGATCGACACCAAGAAGATGGCTGAGATCATGCACTCGGGCAAAGTGTTCAAGACCGTGATCGGCGACATCGCCTACGACAAGAAGGGTGACATCACCCGTCCCGACTACGTCATGTATGTCTGGAAGAAGAACAGCGCGGGCGTCATCGACTACACCAACAACGAAATCGCGAACTGA
- a CDS encoding Uncharacterized membrane protein YckC, RDD family: protein MQASVPEFPRRAADMPPGWSARSSAFDLAPASLTQRVCAYLVDLLVIGSLILALTLALLALALLTFGASLLLIWPVCAATPVIYSGLTLSGPAQATWGMRVLGLHLRPVEGGRIDFLTGAAHALLFYIFGATMTPFILLIGLFRHDRALLHDLALRVRLVSAG from the coding sequence ATGCAGGCGAGCGTTCCTGAGTTCCCGCGACGCGCGGCCGACATGCCGCCTGGCTGGTCCGCGCGCTCTTCCGCCTTCGATCTGGCGCCGGCCTCGCTCACCCAGCGCGTTTGCGCCTATCTCGTCGATCTCCTCGTCATCGGCAGCCTCATCCTGGCGCTGACGCTGGCGCTGCTGGCGCTCGCCCTCCTCACCTTCGGCGCGAGCCTGCTGCTGATCTGGCCCGTCTGCGCCGCGACGCCGGTGATCTATTCGGGCCTCACCTTGTCGGGGCCGGCCCAGGCGACATGGGGCATGCGTGTCCTTGGCCTTCACCTACGCCCCGTCGAAGGCGGCCGCATCGATTTCCTCACCGGCGCCGCCCATGCGCTGCTGTTCTACATCTTCGGGGCGACGATGACGCCCTTCATCCTGCTGATCGGCCTCTTCCGGCACGATCGCGCCTTGCTGCACGATCTCGCCTTGCGCGTGCGCCTCGTCTCGGCCGGCTGA
- a CDS encoding aerobic C4-dicarboxylate transport protein, with product MAPTTVTPSQAESSSPDRKPWWSHLYVQVLIAIAIGVALGYWRPDLAGSDFVKSLGDGFIKLIRMIIAPIIFCTVVSGIASMESMKKVGRVGLTAIVYFEIVTTVALLVGLVIVNVLQPGVGANIDPKTIDPSKIAVFTAAAHDTTTVGFLMSIIPDSFIGAFAKGDILPVLLIAVLFGFALFRMGDAGKPVLDMIDRVGKVIFGIVGIIMRAAPVGAFGAMAYVVAKFGIGSLWYPIYLLIIFYSTSIFFVVVVFGLIARWAGFSIFAFVRYIKEELLLVLGTSSSESALPRLMAKLENLGCEKSVVGLVIPTGYSFNLDGTTLYLALSSIFVAQATNTPLTWTDQLAIMAVLILSSKGAAGVTGAGFTTLVATLSVIPTIPLVGITTIQGIDKFMSECRALTNLVGNGVATIVVSKWEGALDTARMQRVLTAETQVEADNPEVLVA from the coding sequence ATGGCACCGACCACCGTCACGCCGTCGCAAGCCGAATCGTCATCGCCGGACCGCAAGCCATGGTGGTCACATCTCTATGTCCAGGTGCTGATCGCCATCGCGATCGGCGTGGCGCTCGGCTATTGGCGGCCCGATCTCGCCGGCTCCGATTTCGTCAAGTCGCTGGGCGACGGCTTCATCAAGCTGATCCGCATGATCATCGCGCCGATCATCTTCTGCACCGTGGTATCGGGCATCGCCAGCATGGAGAGCATGAAGAAGGTCGGGCGCGTCGGCCTCACCGCGATCGTCTATTTCGAGATTGTGACGACAGTGGCACTGCTCGTCGGCCTCGTCATCGTCAACGTGCTGCAGCCGGGTGTCGGCGCCAATATCGATCCCAAGACCATCGACCCTTCGAAGATCGCCGTCTTTACGGCTGCCGCCCATGACACGACGACGGTCGGGTTCCTGATGAGCATTATCCCGGACTCCTTCATCGGCGCCTTCGCTAAGGGCGATATCCTCCCCGTTCTGCTGATCGCGGTGTTGTTTGGCTTTGCGCTGTTCCGCATGGGCGATGCCGGCAAGCCCGTTCTCGACATGATCGACCGGGTCGGCAAGGTGATCTTCGGCATCGTCGGCATCATCATGCGCGCCGCACCCGTCGGCGCTTTCGGCGCCATGGCCTATGTGGTCGCGAAATTCGGCATCGGCAGCCTGTGGTATCCGATCTATCTGTTGATCATCTTCTACAGCACCAGCATTTTCTTCGTGGTCGTGGTGTTCGGCCTGATCGCGCGCTGGGCCGGCTTCAGCATCTTCGCCTTCGTGCGCTATATCAAGGAGGAGCTGCTCTTGGTGCTCGGCACCTCCTCTTCGGAATCGGCACTGCCGCGGCTGATGGCGAAGCTCGAGAATCTGGGCTGCGAGAAATCGGTCGTCGGTCTCGTCATCCCGACCGGCTATTCCTTCAACCTCGACGGCACGACGCTCTACCTCGCCCTCTCCTCGATCTTCGTGGCGCAGGCGACGAACACGCCGCTGACTTGGACCGACCAGCTCGCCATCATGGCGGTGCTGATCCTGTCCTCGAAAGGGGCGGCCGGAGTGACGGGAGCAGGGTTCACGACCCTCGTCGCGACCTTGTCGGTGATCCCCACCATTCCGCTCGTCGGCATCACCACGATCCAAGGCATCGACAAATTCATGTCGGAGTGCAGGGCGCTCACCAATCTCGTCGGCAACGGCGTCGCCACCATCGTCGTCTCGAAATGGGAAGGGGCGCTCGACACCGCGCGCATGCAGCGCGTGCTGACGGCGGAGACGCAAGTCGAGGCCGATAATCCGGAAGTTCTGGTCGCTTAG
- a CDS encoding nucleoside diphosphate kinase yields MASERTFSIIKPDATQRNLTGAINAVIEKAGLRIVAQRRVQMTKGQAEAFYAVHKARPFYGELVDMMSAGPVVVQVLEGENAIAKYREVMGATNPANAAEGTIRKSFAVSMGENSVHGSDSPENAAIEIAQFFCGNDIVG; encoded by the coding sequence ATGGCCAGCGAGCGCACCTTCTCCATCATCAAGCCCGACGCGACGCAGCGCAATCTGACCGGTGCGATCAACGCCGTGATCGAGAAGGCGGGGCTGCGCATCGTGGCGCAAAGACGCGTCCAGATGACCAAGGGGCAGGCGGAAGCCTTTTACGCCGTTCACAAGGCGAGGCCGTTCTATGGCGAGCTCGTCGACATGATGAGCGCCGGCCCGGTCGTGGTCCAGGTTCTCGAAGGCGAAAATGCCATTGCCAAATATCGCGAGGTGATGGGCGCCACCAATCCGGCCAACGCGGCGGAAGGCACGATCCGCAAGAGCTTCGCCGTGTCGATGGGCGAGAATTCGGTGCATGGCTCCGACAGCCCCGAGAACGCCGCAATCGAGATCGCTCAGTTCTTCTGCGGAAACGACATCGTCGGTTAA
- a CDS encoding arginine-tRNA-protein transferase — MTHQPRDTPQFYLTAPSACPYLPGRMERKVFTHIVGERAANLNDILTQGGFRRSQTIAYRPACESCQACVSVRVIAAEFAPSRSYRRIVARNRDVIGAMLPAAPSSEQYALFRAYIDARHGEGGMADMSAFDYATMVRESHVQTRIIEYRRRGPDTRITGRGEGPLLAVALTDILADGLSMVYSFFDPQSDRRSLGTFLILDHIDKARSLGLPFVYLGYWVSGSRKMDYKCRFTPQERLSPEGWVRASRRDDPC, encoded by the coding sequence TTGACGCATCAGCCGCGCGACACACCGCAATTCTACCTGACCGCTCCGTCGGCCTGCCCCTATCTGCCGGGCCGCATGGAGCGCAAGGTCTTCACCCATATCGTGGGTGAGCGCGCCGCCAATCTCAACGATATCTTGACCCAGGGGGGCTTTCGCCGCTCGCAGACCATCGCCTACCGTCCGGCTTGCGAATCCTGCCAGGCCTGCGTCTCGGTGCGGGTCATCGCGGCTGAGTTCGCGCCTTCGCGCAGCTATCGCCGCATCGTCGCCCGCAATCGCGACGTCATCGGCGCGATGCTGCCGGCGGCGCCCTCCTCCGAGCAATATGCCCTGTTTCGCGCCTATATCGATGCCCGTCACGGCGAAGGCGGCATGGCCGATATGAGCGCCTTCGACTACGCCACCATGGTGCGCGAGAGCCATGTGCAGACGCGCATCATCGAATATCGGCGGCGCGGCCCGGATACGCGCATCACGGGGCGCGGCGAGGGCCCGCTGCTCGCCGTCGCGCTCACCGACATCCTCGCGGACGGGCTGTCGATGGTCTACTCCTTCTTCGATCCGCAGAGCGACCGGCGCAGCCTCGGAACCTTCCTGATCCTCGACCATATCGACAAGGCCCGTTCGCTCGGGCTGCCCTTCGTCTATCTCGGCTATTGGGTCTCGGGATCGCGCAAAATGGACTATAAATGCCGCTTCACGCCTCAGGAGCGGTTGAGCCCGGAAGGCTGGGTCCGCGCATCTCGACGTGACGATCCGTGTTGA